The DNA segment TTTACAGTCAACGTACACCCGTTCTTTTTACTCTTAACAGTAGAAGACTTAGAAGGTGTTTTAGTAGCTCTTACCATAATTAATTTATTGTTCGGATATTATTCATCGCTACTTTCAAGGCGCAAGCCGTTTAAATAAAGCTTTAACCGACACAAAACCTGCCAAGTCTCCCACTTAGGACTATGGGAACTTAACTGAGGCTGTCGCAACAAATAGGCTGGATGATAAGCCACCCAAACTGGATACTCAAAAAACTGATGTCTGCTTCGCATCAATTTCTCAAATTTACCAGTTCCACCAAAGACAGTCTTCGCTGCTACCTTGCCCAAACAAAGGATAGCTTTGGGTTTAACTAATGCAATTTCACTTTGTAAAAATCTCCAGCAGCTTTGACACTCAGACTTAACAGGGTTGCGGTTATCTGGAGGACGACATCGTACTGCGTTAGTGACGTAATAATTCTCTAAGCCTACCGCATCGAGCATAATATCTAATAACTTGCCAGAATCGCCGACAAAAGCTAGTCCTTTTTCATCTTCGACCTGTCCTGGTGCTTCACCAATAATGAGCAAGTCGGCATTTTTAGTTTTGCTATAGCGACCAGCTACTACCTGAGTTCTTCCTTTATATAATTCACAAGCCTGACAATTGTTGGTATTAGCCTCTAACTCCTGCCAGCTACCACAAACTAAGTTTGAATTAAACTCAATCGGAATGAAACTATTATCCAATAAAGATTTTAGCTTTTTTGCCATCAGAAAATTAACCATAAAATTATTTGGTTAATATCTGCCGTTAGGCTGCTTATTTAAAGACTAGAGCTATATTCATAATAGTAATGAAAAAACTGAGTCAGTTTATTATTGGTTAAGCTAGAAAATCTTGTATTTCCTGGGCTGATACATCTGGTTGCAAGTACAAAGTACATTCTCGCATGACATCATCAACAATATAATCGTACTTTTCGCACCAAACTTTAAGACAATCATCACTTAAAGCTTCAATTTCGTTAAGATCGACCATGGCATTCTCTGTATCAGGAGAGCATTCAATTAAGTTTAAAAGAGCTTCAGGTTGTGGCGTGCTTACGCTCTTGTTTTTAGGATCGTAAAGTAAAAAATGATATTGGCTTTGATATTCAACCAGCAAGTAAAGCAGTGGTTTCTTCCCTTCGTAAACCATTGCACTTACTAGATCGCTATCGAGATTTTCTACATATTCTCTATGGGCATGAAGTTTACGCGTATGTAGATAATAGCTCGATACCCATTTATCTTCTTCCCCAGCTTCTAAAGATAAATTTCCCGATTCAACAAGTAAATTCTCTCGGCTTTGCGCCCATTCTTCTAAAGCAAGATTTCTGGATGCTTGCTGCGTCAGAACGGGCAAATCGATCAATTGAAGCGATACGCTATGGCGATCTACCAGATTCTCCCAACGTTTAGTTTTATCTAATAACTCATATTGAACCTTGTTCTGCTGGCTGAGAGTAGGGACAAGAGTATATACGTGAACCTGCCTTGGCTCTTGCCAAAATCTAAGAATGCGACCCGCTCTTTGGGTAGGCTCGATGGGAGTCCAGGCAATGTCATAGTTAACTACGACACAAGCATCCTGCATATTAACTCCAACACCATAAGCATCCGTACCGATGAAAATATCATAGGTTTCATCACTTCGACCCACGGCATCATTGGCTACTGGAGCAAACAGTGCGATCGCTTTTTCAATCTCTTTATCTTTTTTAAGCTCGTAGCTGTTGATGCCTTTGACTACTTTGGGAGCTTTTACCGTACTGTAGATACGAAGTTCAGGTTGTAAGCTTTGTAAAATTTGTTTTAGATAATATACAGTTGCTAGGCGTTCGCAGAAGATAATTACTTTTTCATCAGGGCAGAACCGATCGATGATGTGTAATAGATGGATAACTTTAGGATCGTCTTCTGGCTTTAGTTTGGTCAACTTTTGAATAATTGGCTCAAGGGCTTGACGACGATCGTTGCGAGATACTATGAATTGGGATTTTTTCTTTTTTGAAAAGTCAAATTCCTTTTGACCATTAGGAGTATCTACGACTCTTTCGAGCATCTCTAAGAGTGCAAGAGGAGAGCTACCCCACGATAACTTTATTTGAGTGCAGATATTTCTTCGATAAATTGGGTGTTTCGTATCTAGATCGAAGTAACCTTTCTCAATCAAGTCACTAATCTGCTCCTCAAACAATAAAGGAGAGTACATATTGTATAAGGTGACATCGGGAAAATACCCTTTTGAATCGCCAAAAGTAATATAAGCATCCTCAGTGCGATCGCTTTCGTTGTAGTATTTGGCTACGTGGGGCGTTGTCAGTTTATGAACCACAGGAAGCTCGATGAAATCTTCTGAGTAGTCTATCTGCCAAATTTTCCCCTCGTCATCGTAATCTGGAAATAAAGCAGTGCTTTGCTTGGTATGGGGCATTAAATGTAGCTGTGTGTTGAGATTATCTACATCTGTGGCATAGGGAGAGCCACTAAGGAGTAAAGTTTTAACCTTCTCCCCTTTATTTCCTATGTTGTTGACTAGCTCGTTAAGGCGAGTGAAGGCAAGACGTTCTTTATTGTCTTTCTTACGGTTAGAAAACCTACCTGGATAACGTTTTCTAAGCTGGTGACTTTCATCTAAAATCAGCAAATACCTTCCCGTATCGTTGGTAATTTCTTCGACAATTTCCGATCATAAGTCTAATGCACTATCTTTAGTCGCATCTTCTGTATCTAACGTTTGGTAGTGAAATATTACATCACTGAGGCTAGCTAAACGCATTTCTTTATGCCAGGACTTATGAACGGCTTTTGGCGCAATGATAATTACGCGATCAATTAATTCTTCCGCTTCAAGCTGAATAGCAATATGCGTTCCCATTACGGTTTTACCTAGTCCCGTAGATGCCACCAGCATTGACCCGCCATAATTTCTAATTTGTCTTAATGCTTGGGCAATCATATCTCTTTGGTAAGAGACAGGAGATTTAGGATATTTAGTTCTCACAGGCTCAATCTGCTCTAATGCGAGAAGGGTTTTGAGATAGATATCCCAAGGGCTAGCCTGTTCGAGCCACCGTTTTAAGGCTTCGAGTAAAAGTCCTGTAATATCGGAGGCATTATTAAAATATTCGTCAAACTTAACGATAAATCCCGCTACCTGAGACTGAACCAATTCCTGTAAAGCCTGAATAATTGCAGGAATAAGCTCAACATCTGGTCTAGTACCGTATTCGTCAACAAAACGTTCTACAACTTCTGGTGAGTAAAGTCCGCCTGATTCGATCTGTTCGAGAAATCCCCTTCCCGTAGTATTTGCCGAGGCGTTAATGGCAGTATGGTCATCAACTATGTAGAGCTTGCCGTGATGGGAAGTAGCACGAGCATCGACAATATTAATTGTTCCTGACTCAATTTTTTCAACTAAATTGATGACGCTAGCTCTTCTATCCCTATCCCTTCCCATCGCTAAATGGCGCATGATTTCTTTGACCAATGCAGCCTTAGCTCTCTCTTCTCCAGGTTCGTCAATTCCTACCAGTAGATAAACCTGTTTATCCTTGATATAGCTACGAATTAACCCATAGCCCTTGAGGGTAAAAAACCCCGACGCAATCCGAATCTCTTTGATCCCTTTGGAAAAACAGTAACGAATTTGCTCTAGGGTAATGCGAGATTCAAACCAGGTAGAAGGTAGAAAGATTTCTGAGGCTTCTCCCTGCTGAGAAAGAGGAATTTCCATTTGTAAAATAGGATAAGGATATTACAATAATACCTCTAGAAGTTAATGGTATAAATTGAGGTTTTTCAATAGTTTAAATTTTCATTTTTTATGTTTCAAAATCATCTTCAAGATCGCTTTCTTCAGCCTGTAGTTCAATCTTGTTCTTATGCTTGATATATTCCTCGTGGTGTTGTCTTTCTTTTAAAGCTTCTTCTGCACCGTTAATATTCAGTTTCTTTAAAATGCTTCTGGCAGCAGCCATCCCTTTTTTATTCAGCAATGCATATGTACGACCTTTTCTACTCGAACCCTTTTGAGGCTGTTCGACCAAACCTTTGGATTCTAAATCGTCGAGAATATTGTATTGTAAGCCTATCCAGCTCTCCAGATTGGTAAAAGTATCTTTGTTCTGCCAGTTCCTTTTACTTCCACGAGGTGGAAATGGCTTTGCCAAATACTTAGAATAATTTTCGCCACCGTGTAGGTAGAGAAAAAGAAGATATATTGCTTCTAATAGCTCGTACTCAGTTTCTTCTTGCCGATCGCTACTCATTTGTAAATCGCCTTTACTTTCAAATAATAAGTTCTAATGGCGACTTTTCAAACAACAGATAGCTTGAGTTGTTACGGCAAGCTTACTTCAAGCTGTTTTTCTATCTTCATCTATTACGACATCTATTAAACAAGCAGGATACCATTTAGTGCGATGCTTTGATTCCTGGACTTCAATCAACTTCCCGTTTGATTGAGTAACCCAACGCTCTATTTGCTGAAGCAATATTTTGGTTTCGTCAATGCTAGCTCTTTCCTGAGTTAATCCCGAAGTAATCAAGGCAGCAACATTTAGTAACTGAGGATAATCTATTATCTCCCATTGATTCTCGCTACCAATTAAATAGCTAACCCAAGATTCCCAATCAGGACTGTATTTCAACTTGTTTACATAAAGCAGATGCAATAGATTTAAAGTTAATTTTTGCTTACTTTTGCTCTGCGATCGCATCTAATAACCTCGCTACTGCTCCACTTTTAGTTGCCGAACCTATTTTATCTTGATAAGCCTGCAAGCGATAATAGGTTTCTTCATCAAATCTCACCGTATATTCGACTCCTATTCCCGCAGTATAGTTAACTTCACGAAAACTGGGTTGACTTGTTTGGCTTGTTTTTGATGAATCATCCACCGACTTTATTTGTCGAACAGCTTCTTTGACTAATCTAGAGCTAGGAACTTTATTTCCCGCCAGCTCTACTGCTCTTCCCCAAGCCTGACGCTGTTCTTCTGGCGACAGTTTAGCTAGAGAACGACATTGTGATTCTTTGGTGGGTAGTACATTAGTTTTGAGAACAAATTGTTCTCGTTTTAACTCCGACTTTTTGTTCTGTGGAAACGGAAAAGAATTCTCTGCTTTAAGATTTTCAACTATTTTAGCAGCAGAAATAAAATAATCAGCAGATCGCCTGGTAAAACCAAAGCGATCGCGAACGTAGGATTCAAAAGTAGCGTGAGTTTCTCGATATAATCTCTTGTCTCGCAATATTTTTAAAGCATTCCACGCAGAAAAAGAAGCCTGTTGTACGGTACGTTCTAGATTGTCTCGTTCTGCTTTTTCTGATTCTGATAGTATGCGTTCTGAAACAACACTTTTAATTACCCGCCATTCATCTTTATCATTATGTTCTACCCGATCGCCTAATTCTTTGAGTCTGTGTCTAACCTGAGAGACAGGAACCTCTAAAGACATGGCTAATTCCACAATGCAAATATAATCGTCAACTTGTGCTAGTTGAGCGAGAAGCAATTCAGATGATATCATTTTGATAATTGGATAAAAGAAAAATAGGTGTTGGCGCACCTGTTTGGGAGTGAATTACCATCTTTTCTTGTTGGCGATCGCTCCTTCTTTTATTTTTCTATCAATTGATTTGAAAGTCAATGAAATAAAAGGTTCTGAGGCAGACACACAAATTTTCGCTCCCAATTCTTCTCTTCGTGTTTGTTTTGACTTAAAAATAGTATTCTGGCGATCGCCGAATACGGTAAGATAATTTCGTTGAGCGATCGCCAGAATTAGAATGCCAGTAAATCCCAATCACTACCCCAGAAATTGGAGCAGCATAGCATTATCAGTAAAAGAAGCTGCCCATTGGCAATGTCAATGCTGCGGGAAAAAATGCTATTCTCCTGGAGAAAAACCAAGTAATCTGGGTCGTTCACAATGGACGGCAGATATATTACAAGTACATCATTTGAACCACGATCCTTCACAAAATCAGATTTCTAACCTACAAGCGGTTTGCGCTGCTTGCCACCTAAACTTACATAGAAGTAAATATAGTCCAGTTAGTCCTGGACAGTTAAAATTATTCTAAAAATCGTAGTTTGCATAGAGAGTATGCAGAAATTAGCAGAAGCTCGACATCGCTTATAACTGTAATTGTCAAGCTATTTCTAGTTCTTCGCATAGAGCAGACTCCACAGTAAAGGCTGTTCAATGGATTACTATCTTTTAACTCTAAGCCAATATATAAGTTGCAAATCTGCCATTTGATTAGATTATGTTCTTAAATAGGCTATGCAAAGGTAATATTCGATATATGGCGATTATTACGCCCCTAGTCTAAAGATAGCAATGAACAGAGAGCAACTAAAACAATTAGAAGATGATTTATGGGCTGCTGCCAATAACTTACGAGCCAATAGCGATCTCAAATCTAGTGAATATGCTACTCCCGTATTAGGCTTAATTTTCCTCAAGTTTGCTGATAATAATTATCGTCGCTACGAACAAGAAATAGAGTCTGAATATCAAAAATTAAAGGGTGGTCGTCGAGAAAAGTCAATCGTAGAAGTTGCCCTCTCTAAATGTGGTTACTATCTTCCAGATAATGCTCGTTACGATTATTTGCTCAATTTGCCTGGTTCAGAAAACATCGCCAAAAAAATCAAAGAGGCGATGGAGGCGATCGAACAATATAAACCAGAGTTAGAGGGGATTTTGCCCAAAGATGAATATTTTCCTTTAACCCGTACCGATAAAACTATTCCCGCTCAACTACTCAAAACATTTTCCGATATTCCTCGCGATGCCAAGGGGGATATGTTGGGTCAAATCTATCAATATTTCCTAGAGAAATTTGCTTTAGCAGAAGGACAGGGAGGAGGAGAATTTTTCACTCCCACTTCCGTAGTTAAGTTGATGGTAGAAATTATCGAACCTCATCGTGGAACTGTATTCGATCCTGCTTGTGGTTCGGGGGGTATGTTTGTCCAGTCGGCAAATTTTATCGAACAGCGTCTGGCTTCTCTTAACAATGAGAAATCCAACGGAGATTTATTTGTTTACGGTCAGGAAAAAACTTTGGATACTGTCAAATTGGCAAAGATGAACATTGCCGTAAATGGATTACGTGGTGATGTTCGACAGGCTAATACTTATTACGAAGATCCTTTTAATAGTTTTGGTCAGTTTGATTATATCTTGGCTAATCCTCCCTTTAACGTGGATGATGTCAGCCTTGCCAAAGTCGAACAAGATGAAAGATTTAATACCTTTGGCATTCCCCGTAAAAAAACCAAAGCTAAGAAATCCGAAAAGGGCAAAGAAACCGTACCCAATGCCAATTATTTATGGATTAATCTATTTGCCACATCCCTCAAAGATAAGGGAAGGGCAGCTTTGGTCATGGCAAATTCCGCATCGGATGCGCGACATTCAGAAGCAGAAATCAGAAAAACTCTGATTGAGAATAATCTCATCTATGGGATGCTCACTTTGTCATCTAATATGTTCTACACGGTAACGCTGCCAGCAACACTGTGGTTCTTCGATAAAGGCAAACAAGACGATCGCATTTTGTTTATTGATGCGCGAAATATTTTTACTCAAATAACCCGTAAGCTAAGAGAGTTTACGGAAGAACAGATCCAGAATATAGCGATTATTAGCAAGCTGCATAAAGGAAATCGCCAAGCTTTTATCAATTTAATAGATCGTTATTTCGATCGCGGAATGGAATTATTGCTGGAAAATCAAACTCAGATCGAACCTATTTCCGAGCAAATATTAGAAGTATTAGCAGATGAGCCTGGGCAAGCAGCCGTTAAAGATTTGGTCAGTCAATGGAAGATGCTAACTAAATTAGAAAGCCGTTATCAGGAGTATCTCAAACACGCGAAAAATCTAGCGGACATTACAGGCAAAAATAAAGCCCAGCAGGAATTAAGAACCGCCTTCGATCCTTTCTTTGCCGAACTACACCAAGGATTGAAGCAGCTAGATAAAATTGTTCGCAAACAAGAAAAAACTAAAGCCGAAGCAGCGAAAGCAGAAGGCAAGCGTAGCACTACTGACAAAGAAACCAAACAACTAAAGTCAGCTTTAGAAGCACTACATCGAGAAGTTAAAATATCCGAGAGTTTCTATAAACATATCTATTGGTTACAAGAGCGATTCCCTCAAGCTGAATATGAGGATGTAACGGGATTGTGTAAGTTGGCGACTTTAGAAGAGGTAAAAGAGCAGGATTACTCTTTAAATCCTGGGCGTTATGTGGGAGTGGTGATTGAAGAAGATGGTAAGACTGAGGAAGAATTTATTCGTGATTTGTTGATGGTAAATGATGAAATTTCAAATCTACATTCAGAGCAAAAAAAGCTTAAAAGAGTGATTGCAAAAAATTTAAAGGAGCTTATTGGTGAATAACAAGTCTTTCAAAGAAGATATTTTTAATAACTTTGCAAAGCTAAATCGAGGATTCGATCTTCCCAATCGATTGATTCAAGAAGGTAGTTATCCAGTTGTTGCTAGTACATCCATTAAAGCATGGCATAAAGAGTTCAAGGTCAAAGCTCCTGGTGTTGTAACTGGTCGTTCAGGTTCTCTAGGTACAGTTCAGTACATACAATTTGATTACTGGCCTCTTAACACTTCTTTGTACGTAAAAGATTTTAAAGGTAATTATCCGAAGTACGTATACTATTTTTTACAGACGATGCACTTAGAGAACTTTAACTCAGGTGCAGGAGTACCAACATTAAATCAAAATCATCTTCATAAACTATCAATTAAAGTTCCACCAATAGAAATACAGAAAAAAATTGCTGCTGTACTTTCCGCTTATGATGACCTAATCGATAATAACAAACACTATATTAGTTTATTAG comes from the Myxosarcina sp. GI1 genome and includes:
- a CDS encoding uracil-DNA glycosylase — protein: MVNFLMAKKLKSLLDNSFIPIEFNSNLVCGSWQELEANTNNCQACELYKGRTQVVAGRYSKTKNADLLIIGEAPGQVEDEKGLAFVGDSGKLLDIMLDAVGLENYYVTNAVRCRPPDNRNPVKSECQSCWRFLQSEIALVKPKAILCLGKVAAKTVFGGTGKFEKLMRSRHQFFEYPVWVAYHPAYLLRQPQLSSHSPKWETWQVLCRLKLYLNGLRLESSDE
- a CDS encoding C-terminal helicase domain-containing protein; this encodes MLILDESHQLRKRYPGRFSNRKKDNKERLAFTRLNELVNNIGNKGEKVKTLLLSGSPYATDVDNLNTQLHLMPHTKQSTALFPDYDDEGKIWQIDYSEDFIELPVVHKLTTPHVAKYYNESDRTEDAYITFGDSKGYFPDVTLYNMYSPLLFEEQISDLIEKGYFDLDTKHPIYRRNICTQIKLSWGSSPLALLEMLERVVDTPNGQKEFDFSKKKKSQFIVSRNDRRQALEPIIQKLTKLKPEDDPKVIHLLHIIDRFCPDEKVIIFCERLATVYYLKQILQSLQPELRIYSTVKAPKVVKGINSYELKKDKEIEKAIALFAPVANDAVGRSDETYDIFIGTDAYGVGVNMQDACVVVNYDIAWTPIEPTQRAGRILRFWQEPRQVHVYTLVPTLSQQNKVQYELLDKTKRWENLVDRHSVSLQLIDLPVLTQQASRNLALEEWAQSRENLLVESGNLSLEAGEEDKWVSSYYLHTRKLHAHREYVENLDSDLVSAMVYEGKKPLLYLLVEYQSQYHFLLYDPKNKSVSTPQPEALLNLIECSPDTENAMVDLNEIEALSDDCLKVWCEKYDYIVDDVMRECTLYLQPDVSAQEIQDFLA
- a CDS encoding DEAD/DEAH box helicase family protein → MEIPLSQQGEASEIFLPSTWFESRITLEQIRYCFSKGIKEIRIASGFFTLKGYGLIRSYIKDKQVYLLVGIDEPGEERAKAALVKEIMRHLAMGRDRDRRASVINLVEKIESGTINIVDARATSHHGKLYIVDDHTAINASANTTGRGFLEQIESGGLYSPEVVERFVDEYGTRPDVELIPAIIQALQELVQSQVAGFIVKFDEYFNNASDITGLLLEALKRWLEQASPWDIYLKTLLALEQIEPVRTKYPKSPVSYQRDMIAQALRQIRNYGGSMLVASTGLGKTVMGTHIAIQLEAEELIDRVIIIAPKAVHKSWHKEMRLASLSDVIFHYQTLDTEDATKDSALDL
- a CDS encoding HNH endonuclease translates to MPVNPNHYPRNWSSIALSVKEAAHWQCQCCGKKCYSPGEKPSNLGRSQWTADILQVHHLNHDPSQNQISNLQAVCAACHLNLHRSKYSPVSPGQLKLF
- a CDS encoding class I SAM-dependent DNA methyltransferase; the encoded protein is MNREQLKQLEDDLWAAANNLRANSDLKSSEYATPVLGLIFLKFADNNYRRYEQEIESEYQKLKGGRREKSIVEVALSKCGYYLPDNARYDYLLNLPGSENIAKKIKEAMEAIEQYKPELEGILPKDEYFPLTRTDKTIPAQLLKTFSDIPRDAKGDMLGQIYQYFLEKFALAEGQGGGEFFTPTSVVKLMVEIIEPHRGTVFDPACGSGGMFVQSANFIEQRLASLNNEKSNGDLFVYGQEKTLDTVKLAKMNIAVNGLRGDVRQANTYYEDPFNSFGQFDYILANPPFNVDDVSLAKVEQDERFNTFGIPRKKTKAKKSEKGKETVPNANYLWINLFATSLKDKGRAALVMANSASDARHSEAEIRKTLIENNLIYGMLTLSSNMFYTVTLPATLWFFDKGKQDDRILFIDARNIFTQITRKLREFTEEQIQNIAIISKLHKGNRQAFINLIDRYFDRGMELLLENQTQIEPISEQILEVLADEPGQAAVKDLVSQWKMLTKLESRYQEYLKHAKNLADITGKNKAQQELRTAFDPFFAELHQGLKQLDKIVRKQEKTKAEAAKAEGKRSTTDKETKQLKSALEALHREVKISESFYKHIYWLQERFPQAEYEDVTGLCKLATLEEVKEQDYSLNPGRYVGVVIEEDGKTEEEFIRDLLMVNDEISNLHSEQKKLKRVIAKNLKELIGE